From the genome of Tolypothrix sp. NIES-4075:
ACTTCAAAAATTTCTGGTCTTTGCAGATTTCTAATTTCGGTGGTTATTGTCTCTAACGTAGCTGCGACAATCGCAAGTAGAGATATCAATTCGGCAATCCGGTCACGAGGGATAATTTGAGTCGATATGTCAGCAGATTTTAAACCCAATTCCTCCATAACACTATCTTGGATCTGAAATGCGTATTGCTTAAAACTAGCCATTGAACCTACTGCGCCAGACATTTTACCGACAAGAATACGTTCTTCAATCTGTTGAAAACGTTGAAGATGCCGCAGAATTTCGTCTGCCCAAACAGCAATTTTGAAACCAAAAGTGATTGGCAGAGCGTGTTGTCCGTGGGTTCGACCAATCATGACTGTGGTCTTATATTTGGATGCAGTAGTGATGAGGATATGTAAAAGCTGCTTTAGTTTACCCTTGAGAATGTCAATCCCTTGTTTGGCTTGCAAAGCAATCGAAGTATCCAGTATATCGCTGCTAGTTGCTCCTAAATGGATATACTGTCCATAAGTACCTGAAACTTCTGCAAAGGCTTTTAACAGTGCGACCAACTCATGTTTCGTTTCACTTTCTAGTTCTTGAATTCTAGTTAGAGTGATCAGGTTGATGTTTGCATTCTCTGTTAAAACTTTTCCTGCTTCTAGAGGAATGATGCCTAAGCGCGACTGCACTCTTGCTAAAGCCGCTTCTATATCAAGGTAGAACTGATAGCGCGAATTATCGGCAAAAACCATTCGCATCTTTTCGCTGCCATATCGACCTGAATCAATCGGGAGTATTGCCATTTTGTACCCTCTAGAACCCT
Proteins encoded in this window:
- the purB gene encoding adenylosuccinate lyase, with protein sequence MAILPIDSGRYGSEKMRMVFADNSRYQFYLDIEAALARVQSRLGIIPLEAGKVLTENANINLITLTRIQELESETKHELVALLKAFAEVSGTYGQYIHLGATSSDILDTSIALQAKQGIDILKGKLKQLLHILITTASKYKTTVMIGRTHGQHALPITFGFKIAVWADEILRHLQRFQQIEERILVGKMSGAVGSMASFKQYAFQIQDSVMEELGLKSADISTQIIPRDRIAELISLLAIVAATLETITTEIRNLQRPEIFEVSEPFDQEFQVGSSAMPHKRNPVNSENVCSLARIVRSLVAPTLENIPLWHERDLTNSACERFTLPEAFILLDEMLVKTIFILGNLRVYPERMRENLLMSKSRIMAEAIMLSLVEAQVGKFDAYSLLRELSAQNIANKDDFYHTLMSNEVIKSHLTPEQVEKLLDESNYIGECETLVDKVVTNCSDFLQNK